Below is a genomic region from Mycolicibacter hiberniae.
GTTGGAGAATCCCTGGCAGGGTGGTCCGCCGATCACGACGTCGGCGGTGGGTATCGCATTCTTTTTGACCGACTTGATGTCGCCCCAGACCGTGTGGTCTTCGCCGAAGTTCGCGGCGTAGGTGGCGGCGGCGTACAGGTCATACTCGACCGACAGCACAGGGGCGTACCCTTCGGCCGCGAAGCCGGCCGTCATGCCTCCGCAACCTGCGAAAAGGTCGATCATGTCCACCACGAGGCGATGTTATCGACCGGTACCGACAGTGGCCGGTACCGACTCACCCAATACGGCTGCCACCTCCGGTTATGGGGCGTAGGGCCCGTCATCCGGTCACACTGGAACCCGTGACGGAGTCGTGGGCATCGAGCGAGCACGCCCGGCTCACGATGCGTGCCAATCGCAGCAGGGACACCAAGCCTGAGCTCGCGGTGCGTCGGTTGGTGCACGCAATGGGCCTGCGGTATCGCGTCGACTTCCCGCCGCTCCCCTCAAACCGCCGAATGCGCGCCGACCTGGTGTTCACCCGCGCCCGGGTCGCGGTCTTCATCGACGGCTGCTTCTGGCATGGCTGCCCTGATCACCACACAGTGGCCCGCACCAATGCGGAGTTCTGGGCGACGAAGGTGTTGGGCAACCGCACCCGTGATGAACGGACGAATGCTGTGCTGACCGACGCGGGGTGGACCGTCCTGCGCTTTTGGGAACACGAGGACCCGAGTACCGCCGCGCAGGCGATAAGGGAGGTGGTCGAATCGACCAGGTTGGGTTAGGTCGGACCTCAGACCGGTGATGCGTCGGACCGTGTCAGTGGCCCGCCATGCGACGGGCGAACGATCGAAGTTAGCGAATGAACCCTCGCACTCCGGACAAACACTTGCGTTGAGAAACTGACGCCGTCGGCCAGTACGGGTTTCTGACGAGTCGACTACTGAACGGTTCCCACGTCAGTCCTTGGCTCGTGCCACCCGGAGTAGTTCTGTGACGGACGTTTCGAGCACACGGTCAGACCATGCGACGAGGTCGCTCTCTGACATGAGTGAGTCATCGATGAAATACATCTCACGAAGCAGCCTCTGGGTGGCGTCACGCAAAAGGTCGCGCCTCGAGATCCCACTCCCATCCGCGCATTTGAGGAAGCGCTGCGCAAACGTCGAGACAAGGAGCGGGTTGGCGCCGATGGTGTCTGCGCGCTCGGTCAGTTGGTTGAACTCCCCCTCCTGAATTCGCTCGGCCAGCTCGGGTGCGGCCTCCAGCTGTACAGCCCGCCACCACTGGCGTCCCCAGGTGTGACGGGTCAAATCGGAACCGATCCAACGCTGGAGATTCCAACGCCCGGACTGTCGACGCCACTTCCAGCGCCAATGTGTGATGTCAGGCAGCAGCGCTATGGCACACCATGACCACAAGTCACGAGAGCCGGCTTCTGACCAATTCATCGGCATCATGGCCGCAAACGCGGCGAACACTTCAGCATCGAACCTACGGCGCGCCTCGTCGCCTGCGTCCCCGTCCTGGTCGTAGCCGTATCGAATGTTGAAGCCGTACTGCGTGGCGATCTCGACGATCCCACCTCTCAACGCTTCGATCTCCGCCCGACCGGCGCGCCGGCCAACGCTGCTGAAGGAGAAGTGTTCGGTCGTGAGATCTATCTCCGGTCCCGATGTCTCGCCGAGAACTGCAAGCCGCTTCTCGGCCATCGATCGATCCATCCGCGGCCAGAGTAGAGGTTCGTCTGGCATTAAAATATCCTCCCGGCCGCTATTCGGCGAGCCATCGCCTGGAACCGTGACTGCCGCCAGCCAATCTGCGACGGGTCATACATGTCACCAAGATCGAGATTCCCGGTTTGCTCGATCAGCCCGCACAGCACTTGGCCGACGCTGCCGTCGCCGTGTTCCTCGGGACCGAGCTCCCCGTTGTTTTTCAACGCATAGGCGAGTTCGAGAACGACCTGCATGACACCGGAACTGAGCTCATCGATCAACGCTTGCTGCTCGCGAGTCGGATTATCGGCCTCTATGGCTTTGATCAAGGCCTTGTCGCGCTCGTTGATGAAGACCTGAAACTCGGCACTGAAATTTGCGCCGAGATCGGTTGAAGTCTCGACAAACCAGGAGGACCGATCATCATATGTCCGGGTCCTGAAGTCGACGACGGCCATGGGGAACATCGATCCTTCGCCTTCGAGCGTGACCGAAACCCTGTCTCGAACAAGAACAGCGCCGCGAATGTGGGGTGCGCCGGCCAGGGGCGCTTCGACGTCTTCGTGGAGGGTGATGGCAGTCGTGATCTGGATAGTTCCGCCGATCTCGCTGCCTGGGAGCGTCACTTGGATGTCATTCCTCGATCTGTCGAGGCGTCGGGTGAACAGATGGCGCTGGATCTTCGATGCGTCGCTTCGCCAACTGACTACCAAGGCCAATGGGATGCTGGCTGGAAGCCGGCACTGGTCCCTCAACGCTGCCAGGTCGACGACT
It encodes:
- a CDS encoding very short patch repair endonuclease — encoded protein: MTESWASSEHARLTMRANRSRDTKPELAVRRLVHAMGLRYRVDFPPLPSNRRMRADLVFTRARVAVFIDGCFWHGCPDHHTVARTNAEFWATKVLGNRTRDERTNAVLTDAGWTVLRFWEHEDPSTAAQAIREVVESTRLG